The following are encoded together in the Pedobacter steynii genome:
- a CDS encoding sulfite exporter TauE/SafE family protein: MSLQDNDIGLALQRSRSQEKKWKRIAYFCLFLLAALFIGYAVTSYLSYASVVAFGKELYGQMDDQFLWMLAVGFLAQMVDGALGMGYGVVSTTLLLSGGLNPAVISGSIHTAEMFSSGASGFSHYRFGNVNKKLFKTLLIPGVLGAIAGALLLGYAGEAFSQYIRPVISAYTLALGIKILSNAFKEKPKPQKVKRAGWLAGAGGFLDSFGGGGWGPLVTSTLISKGRTPKYVIGSVSLTEFFVTMASAVTFFFILGVSHWQSILGLIVGGVAAAPIAARLVGKLPMKKMFIGVAVIVILSSLRIIWNSLDKLI, from the coding sequence ATGAGTTTACAAGATAACGATATCGGCCTGGCCTTACAAAGAAGCAGATCTCAGGAGAAAAAGTGGAAGAGAATCGCCTATTTCTGCCTGTTTCTTCTTGCCGCTTTGTTTATCGGATATGCTGTTACCTCCTACCTCTCCTATGCGTCTGTTGTTGCTTTTGGAAAAGAGCTTTACGGGCAGATGGACGATCAGTTTCTCTGGATGCTGGCGGTAGGTTTCCTTGCTCAAATGGTGGACGGTGCACTTGGCATGGGTTACGGGGTAGTATCAACCACCTTACTCCTGTCGGGAGGATTAAACCCGGCAGTAATTTCCGGCAGCATCCATACCGCGGAAATGTTTTCCAGTGGTGCTTCCGGATTCAGTCATTATCGCTTTGGTAACGTCAATAAAAAACTATTTAAGACCTTATTAATTCCGGGAGTACTGGGGGCTATTGCCGGGGCATTATTACTTGGATATGCAGGAGAAGCCTTCTCTCAGTATATCAGACCGGTAATTTCCGCTTATACCCTTGCGCTGGGGATTAAGATTCTCAGTAATGCCTTTAAGGAAAAACCTAAACCTCAAAAAGTTAAACGTGCAGGCTGGCTTGCCGGCGCAGGAGGCTTTCTGGATTCTTTTGGCGGAGGCGGATGGGGCCCTTTGGTCACCTCCACCCTGATCTCAAAGGGAAGAACACCCAAATATGTGATCGGATCAGTCAGCTTAACTGAATTTTTCGTCACCATGGCCAGTGCAGTCACCTTTTTCTTTATTCTTGGGGTAAGTCATTGGCAGTCTATATTAGGTTTAATTGTAGGTGGTGTCGCTGCAGCTCCAATCGCAGCCCGTCTGGTGGGCAAACTCCCAATGAAGAAAATGTTTATCGGAGTAGCGGTCATCGTGATCCTTTCCAGTCTGAGGATCATCTGGAATTCGCTGGACAAGTTAATTTAA
- a CDS encoding helix-turn-helix domain-containing protein, with translation MNIKKLILQGEGTTLDFKKTITSNEKIAKSLVAFANNKGGQLLIGVADDGTIKGVKSEDEERYMITKSAHQFCRPAIEPEFEEIYVDDKLVLVVSIQASDTKPHYALDENKKWWVYFRVQDKSLLASKIIVDVIKKSGDQNGQLISYTDYEKKLFEYLGQQGRITLKEFSKITRSSYKKAQKVLVNLIISGVIQPHTSEKEEYFTSIQ, from the coding sequence ATGAATATCAAGAAACTCATCCTGCAAGGCGAAGGAACTACCCTGGATTTCAAGAAAACAATTACCAGCAACGAAAAGATTGCCAAAAGTCTCGTCGCTTTTGCCAACAATAAAGGCGGACAATTATTAATCGGAGTTGCTGATGACGGAACCATTAAAGGAGTAAAATCCGAAGATGAAGAAAGGTATATGATCACTAAATCCGCCCATCAGTTCTGCCGGCCGGCAATAGAACCTGAGTTTGAGGAGATTTATGTGGACGACAAACTGGTCCTGGTAGTCAGCATCCAGGCCAGTGATACCAAACCACATTATGCCCTGGATGAAAATAAAAAATGGTGGGTTTATTTCCGGGTACAGGATAAGAGCCTTCTGGCCAGTAAAATCATTGTAGATGTCATCAAAAAAAGCGGAGATCAGAACGGACAGCTCATCAGTTATACGGACTACGAAAAGAAACTCTTTGAATACCTGGGGCAACAAGGTCGGATTACCTTAAAAGAGTTCAGCAAAATTACCAGAAGCTCTTATAAAAAGGCACAAAAAGTACTCGTAAACCTGATCATAAGCGGTGTAATTCAGCCACACACTTCGGAAAAAGAAGAATATTTCACGTCAATACAATAA
- a CDS encoding phosphoribosylpyrophosphate synthetase, protein MYVYDTLTAAVSDLEKRGYEYDFILGPDYIECKAIDMQLMPEEFEIDEFYRFEGMNDPGDSAVIYAISSPVGNLKGVMIDAYGVYAENVSPELLDKLKMHHE, encoded by the coding sequence ATGTACGTATACGACACCCTTACCGCCGCAGTTTCAGATCTCGAAAAAAGAGGTTATGAATACGATTTTATTCTGGGTCCAGATTATATTGAATGTAAAGCCATCGATATGCAGCTGATGCCGGAAGAGTTTGAGATTGATGAGTTCTACCGTTTTGAGGGGATGAATGATCCTGGGGACAGCGCAGTGATTTACGCCATTTCTTCACCGGTGGGAAATCTTAAAGGGGTAATGATAGATGCCTATGGTGTGTATGCAGAAAATGTCTCTCCTGAACTTTTAGATAAACTAAAGATGCATCATGAGTAA
- a CDS encoding chorismate mutase — MKFIYSIPLTVLICLLFSGFSYAQSSDTTLTFHRKKIDSLDQKLIEILGERERVVKEVGIYKMKNNIAPLQKGRFKQILDKNVKMGAEQGLSAKLIISVMNAIHKESLMIERAVKKEEE, encoded by the coding sequence ATGAAATTCATTTATTCCATCCCGCTTACTGTACTGATCTGTTTGTTGTTTTCCGGATTTTCCTATGCACAAAGCAGTGATACCACGTTGACTTTCCATCGTAAGAAGATTGATTCCCTGGATCAGAAACTGATCGAAATTCTGGGAGAGCGGGAGCGGGTGGTAAAAGAAGTTGGTATTTACAAAATGAAAAATAATATCGCTCCGCTTCAAAAAGGACGGTTCAAACAAATATTGGATAAGAATGTTAAAATGGGAGCAGAGCAAGGATTATCTGCGAAACTAATCATTAGCGTCATGAATGCCATTCATAAGGAAAGCCTGATGATTGAGCGTGCAGTAAAAAAAGAAGAGGAATAA
- a CDS encoding TonB-dependent receptor, which translates to MKTNLTTNKTILFTLIFLITIFSQLRLNAQENQLIEVSGTVTDQENSAPLPGVNVLIKGTIAGTNTDGSGKFKLRSKLKFPFTLVFTSVGFKSQEFQVNDAGSKLNIALVTQTILGNEVVITASRVQESILKSPVAIEKLDIRAIRESPAPSFYDALENVKGVQMTTSSITFKVPNTRGFNIPNNFRFVQLVDGVDMQAATLGVPLGNAIGPTELDIASVEITPGAASALYGMNAINGMANLITKSPFQYQGLSIYTKNGLNHVGGTGRSVSHLSETALRYAKAFNNKFAFKVNLSYLRGTDWLSDTRTDQNPNNLNTANPSFPELAGNENNPAYDAWNKYGDDNGSNAVTISGINNIPGKTGNQSIIVRRTGYYEKDVVNPIVDNLKFDAALHYRITDNAELSYQYRVGKMDGVFQRGNKIQLDNVVVQNHKLELKGSDYFIKTYVSVENTGDSYNIKPLVDNLDITSGGTNSVWGAKFKTALQNEINSGVPLAQALRTARSAADAGRVEPGTPAFNELKNTIVKINNWDHKAVVGGDAPATGGAWLRQLSRTYHADGQWDLSSKVKFVDLLVGADARIYEVIPDGNNFVDFKRPNAERNQPLADGSFGDNVYYKKFGAFTQVTKKFFDERLKVFGSLRVDYNPEFEAKFNPRVAAVYTLAQKHNFRASFQNGYRFPALFEALSFVNNGNIRRVGGLEYINKDLNYLDNSYTLASINTFNAAVNKDVATGITANDAALKNRALLEATTLTATQPERINSVEVGYKSVLLDNKLVIDIDAYSNQYTGFLGQVEVAVPYQKNADNPLSTQATVGTDEAVIAMLAANRNGQQTRYRVYTNAKNKYNNFGSSLGLTYNFHKKYTLAGNVSYNDITENKQKDVFVTGFNTPNWTTNISFGNREIVKNLGFNIVWRWQEKFLWESPLVNGTVPAYHTFDAQVTYRVPQAKANLKVGGTNLFNKKYVQYAGGPTLGGLYYAAVTFDGLLTK; encoded by the coding sequence ATGAAAACAAATTTAACCACAAACAAAACCATTCTTTTTACCCTCATCTTTTTAATTACCATATTCAGTCAGCTAAGACTAAATGCACAGGAAAACCAGCTTATTGAGGTAAGCGGTACAGTTACAGATCAGGAAAACAGTGCTCCTCTTCCAGGAGTAAACGTATTGATTAAGGGAACCATTGCCGGTACCAATACCGATGGCAGCGGTAAATTTAAACTCCGTTCCAAACTAAAATTCCCTTTTACCCTGGTGTTTACCAGCGTGGGATTTAAATCTCAGGAATTCCAGGTAAATGACGCAGGATCAAAATTAAACATTGCCCTCGTTACACAGACCATCCTCGGGAACGAAGTCGTGATTACGGCATCCAGAGTACAGGAAAGCATACTTAAATCTCCGGTAGCCATTGAAAAACTAGACATCAGGGCCATCAGAGAATCTCCGGCTCCCAGTTTTTATGATGCACTGGAGAATGTCAAAGGTGTTCAGATGACTACCTCCAGCATCACATTTAAAGTACCCAATACCCGGGGTTTTAATATCCCAAACAACTTTCGCTTTGTACAACTTGTGGACGGCGTAGATATGCAGGCCGCCACCCTCGGAGTGCCGCTTGGTAATGCAATAGGCCCCACAGAATTAGATATTGCCAGTGTAGAAATCACCCCGGGCGCCGCCTCTGCTTTATATGGCATGAACGCCATCAATGGAATGGCAAACCTGATCACCAAAAGCCCTTTTCAATACCAGGGATTAAGTATTTATACGAAAAACGGACTGAATCATGTTGGCGGAACCGGAAGAAGCGTTAGTCATCTTTCAGAAACGGCATTGCGATATGCAAAAGCATTCAACAACAAGTTCGCTTTTAAAGTAAACCTGAGTTATCTCCGCGGAACAGACTGGCTTTCGGATACCCGTACAGATCAGAACCCGAACAATTTAAACACCGCAAATCCATCCTTCCCGGAACTGGCAGGAAACGAAAACAACCCGGCATATGATGCCTGGAATAAATATGGGGACGACAATGGAAGTAATGCAGTAACCATCAGCGGCATTAACAACATTCCCGGAAAAACAGGAAACCAAAGTATCATTGTCAGACGTACGGGATATTATGAGAAAGATGTAGTCAACCCTATAGTCGACAACCTTAAATTTGATGCTGCCCTACACTACCGGATTACAGATAATGCGGAGCTCTCCTATCAGTACCGTGTAGGTAAAATGGATGGTGTATTTCAACGCGGAAACAAGATCCAGCTGGATAATGTCGTAGTTCAGAACCATAAACTGGAACTTAAAGGGTCAGATTACTTCATCAAAACTTATGTTTCAGTAGAAAATACCGGCGACTCTTACAATATCAAACCCCTTGTGGACAACCTTGATATTACCAGTGGAGGTACCAATTCCGTCTGGGGAGCAAAGTTTAAAACCGCGCTTCAAAATGAAATTAATAGCGGAGTACCCCTGGCTCAGGCCCTGAGAACAGCCAGAAGTGCTGCCGATGCAGGCCGTGTAGAACCCGGAACTCCGGCATTCAATGAGTTGAAAAATACCATCGTAAAAATCAACAACTGGGACCATAAAGCTGTTGTTGGCGGTGATGCACCTGCTACGGGAGGTGCCTGGCTTCGTCAATTGAGCCGTACCTATCATGCAGATGGACAATGGGACCTATCCAGCAAAGTAAAATTTGTAGATCTTTTAGTAGGTGCCGACGCCCGGATTTACGAAGTGATTCCCGATGGAAACAACTTTGTCGACTTCAAAAGACCAAATGCAGAGCGAAACCAGCCTTTGGCCGATGGCAGTTTTGGCGACAATGTATACTATAAGAAATTTGGCGCTTTCACCCAGGTAACCAAAAAGTTTTTTGATGAGCGGTTAAAAGTATTCGGTTCACTGCGGGTAGATTATAACCCGGAATTTGAAGCCAAATTTAACCCCAGAGTTGCAGCAGTATATACCCTTGCCCAAAAGCACAACTTCCGGGCTTCCTTCCAGAATGGCTATCGCTTTCCGGCTCTTTTCGAGGCGCTTTCTTTTGTAAACAATGGAAATATCAGAAGAGTTGGCGGACTGGAGTACATCAACAAAGACCTGAATTACCTGGACAACTCCTATACACTTGCTTCAATTAACACTTTTAATGCTGCAGTAAATAAGGATGTTGCAACCGGAATAACGGCTAATGATGCTGCTTTAAAAAACCGCGCGCTATTAGAGGCAACCACACTGACTGCCACTCAGCCAGAAAGAATCAACTCTGTAGAAGTTGGCTATAAGAGTGTGTTGCTTGACAATAAACTGGTCATAGATATTGATGCTTACAGCAATCAATATACCGGATTTTTAGGCCAGGTGGAAGTAGCAGTCCCTTATCAGAAAAATGCCGACAATCCCCTATCCACTCAAGCTACAGTCGGGACGGATGAAGCGGTAATTGCGATGTTAGCTGCCAACAGAAACGGACAGCAAACCCGTTACCGTGTGTATACCAATGCAAAAAACAAATACAACAACTTCGGGTCTTCCCTTGGATTGACTTATAACTTTCATAAAAAATACACACTTGCCGGAAATGTAAGCTATAATGACATCACAGAAAACAAACAAAAAGATGTCTTTGTTACCGGCTTCAACACCCCAAACTGGACCACTAACATTTCCTTTGGGAACCGCGAAATTGTAAAAAATCTTGGTTTTAACATCGTGTGGAGATGGCAGGAGAAATTTTTATGGGAAAGTCCGCTGGTAAACGGAACTGTACCTGCCTATCATACTTTTGATGCACAGGTCACCTACCGGGTTCCACAGGCAAAAGCAAACCTCAAAGTTGGAGGTACCAACCTGTTTAATAAAAAATATGTACAGTATGCAGGAGGCCCCACCCTTGGCGGGCTTTATTATGCAGCCGTCACCTTTGACGGTTTGTTAACCAAATAG
- a CDS encoding MATE family efflux transporter: MLSKLYSKYKPYYSDNLRLAMPIVVSQLGHTLVHLADSVIVGHFAGTVQLAAVSLVNSLFMLILVLGMGISYGLTPLMAQENGRKNYDECGKLLSNSLIINVITSILLYAFVHLGTLLVIDHIGQSPEVVAYAKPYLGYLGISIIPLMIFQTFKQFAEGLGFTKQAMFVSIWGNLLNIVLGIIFVKGMFGITPMGVKGVGLSTLIDRCLMATVMSIYVMRSQYFKAYIKSFKLTFFDKVRALKIVKIGAPVALQYSFEISAFSGAAILIGTIGAVEQAAHQVAINLASVTYMMASGIASAATIKTGNNFGKKNFNDLRQSAIASYHVIILFMSITAILFIVANNLLPYIYTEDSAVINIAAQLLIIAGFFQLFDGTQVVGLGVLRGIGDVNIPTIITFVAYWIIGIPLGYLLGIKLDWGVSGIWYGLTFGLLTASTLLFFRFQNKTRLLISRAA; the protein is encoded by the coding sequence ATGCTAAGTAAACTTTATTCAAAATATAAACCTTATTATTCAGACAATTTACGTCTGGCTATGCCAATTGTAGTTTCACAACTTGGGCATACGCTCGTTCATTTAGCTGACAGTGTAATCGTTGGACACTTTGCCGGTACCGTACAACTGGCAGCAGTATCTCTTGTGAACAGCCTTTTTATGCTGATCCTGGTTCTTGGAATGGGAATTTCTTATGGATTGACTCCATTAATGGCCCAGGAAAACGGAAGAAAAAATTACGATGAATGCGGCAAGCTCCTATCCAACAGCCTCATCATAAATGTGATCACTTCTATCCTGCTTTATGCCTTTGTGCATCTGGGCACCTTATTGGTCATTGACCACATCGGCCAATCCCCGGAAGTGGTTGCCTATGCAAAACCCTATCTGGGGTATCTGGGGATATCCATTATTCCCCTGATGATTTTCCAGACTTTTAAGCAATTTGCAGAAGGACTGGGATTTACCAAACAAGCGATGTTTGTTTCCATCTGGGGCAACCTGCTGAACATTGTTCTGGGAATCATTTTTGTTAAAGGGATGTTCGGTATTACGCCTATGGGGGTTAAAGGAGTTGGCTTAAGCACATTGATAGACCGTTGCCTTATGGCAACTGTAATGTCCATATATGTGATGAGATCGCAGTATTTTAAGGCTTATATCAAAAGCTTTAAGCTGACCTTCTTTGACAAAGTCAGGGCGCTGAAAATTGTTAAAATAGGTGCTCCGGTAGCTTTACAATACTCATTTGAGATCAGTGCCTTCAGTGGTGCCGCCATCCTGATCGGAACCATCGGTGCCGTGGAACAGGCCGCTCATCAGGTAGCCATCAACCTGGCTTCAGTAACTTATATGATGGCCAGCGGAATCGCGTCAGCAGCCACCATCAAAACAGGAAACAATTTTGGAAAGAAAAATTTCAATGACCTCAGACAATCTGCTATTGCCAGTTATCATGTCATTATTCTCTTTATGAGTATTACTGCAATCTTATTTATTGTTGCCAATAACCTGCTTCCCTATATTTACACAGAAGATAGCGCAGTAATCAATATTGCCGCACAGCTATTGATCATTGCAGGATTCTTCCAATTATTTGACGGTACTCAGGTCGTTGGTCTGGGTGTACTGAGAGGAATCGGCGACGTAAATATCCCCACCATCATTACTTTTGTGGCCTATTGGATTATTGGAATTCCATTGGGCTATCTGCTGGGTATTAAACTCGACTGGGGGGTTAGTGGAATCTGGTATGGGCTTACTTTTGGCCTTTTAACCGCTTCTACATTGCTTTTTTTCAGATTTCAGAATAAAACCCGTCTGTTGATCTCCCGGGCGGCATAA
- a CDS encoding DUF4442 domain-containing protein, protein MVVSEKTLKWGLCFYPPLLFQRIWVKRFHKDFRGVDVKINKSLFNKNYNGSIFGGTIYAATDPFYALLFDQLLQRQGFKVRVWLKSASIQYLKPGRGDLFFTITVNDDMLNEAIEALNTVGKFVKAYPMEITNSQGELCATVMNEVYVRNLHQGEEPRIAY, encoded by the coding sequence ATGGTTGTATCAGAAAAAACCCTCAAATGGGGCCTTTGTTTTTACCCTCCTTTATTATTCCAGCGCATATGGGTAAAGAGATTCCATAAAGATTTTCGGGGAGTGGATGTAAAGATCAATAAAAGCCTTTTCAATAAAAACTATAACGGATCCATCTTTGGAGGAACCATTTATGCCGCTACCGATCCTTTTTACGCATTATTGTTTGACCAGCTCCTCCAGAGACAAGGCTTTAAAGTCCGGGTATGGCTGAAAAGTGCGTCTATTCAATACCTCAAACCGGGACGGGGAGATTTATTTTTTACCATCACGGTTAATGATGATATGTTAAATGAGGCAATTGAAGCGTTAAATACCGTCGGGAAGTTTGTTAAAGCTTACCCAATGGAAATCACCAATTCACAGGGGGAACTTTGTGCAACGGTCATGAATGAAGTGTACGTTAGAAACCTGCATCAGGGAGAAGAACCACGCATTGCTTATTAA